One part of the Rattus rattus isolate New Zealand chromosome 14, Rrattus_CSIRO_v1, whole genome shotgun sequence genome encodes these proteins:
- the LOC116915235 gene encoding zinc finger protein 120-like isoform X1, which translates to MPNVVSIMLSFVPMYGILEKTVTYEDVHVNFTQEEWALLDPFQKKLYKDVMLETYRNLNAIGFNWEDQNIEEHCQRSRRQRRHERSQSAEIPSEYTHCGKPFALHSHSHPQRNEKIHSKKKPSEVIQCFEAFAPYTVLQIHKRTQARQKPYECSQRGKVFANHSKLKRHERLHTEKKPYKCHECDKAFSQPIRLQKHQRVHTGEKPYKCNECDKAFSRPGRLQMHNRVHTGEKPYK; encoded by the exons ATGCCCAATGTTGTCTCTATCATGCTTTCTTTTGTACCCATGTATGGGATACTCGAGAAGACAGTGACTTATGAGgatgtgcatgtgaacttcaCTCAGGAAGAGTGGGCTTTGCTGGATCCCTTCCAGAAGAAGCTCTACAAAGATGTCATGCTGGAGACCTACAGGAACCTCAATGCTATAG GCTTTAATTGGGAAGACCAAAATATTGAGGAACATTGTCAAAGATCTAGAAGACAGAGAAG GCATGAAAGAAGTCAGAGTGCAGAGATTCCCTCCGAATATACTCACTGTGGAAAACCCTTTGCTTTACATTCTCACAGTCATCCTCAAAGGAATGAAAAGATTCATTCAAAAAAGAAGCCTTCTGAAGTTATTCAGTGTTTTGAAGCCTTTGCTCCTTACACAgttctccaaatacataaaagaacacaagcTAGgcagaaaccttatgaatgtagtCAACGTGGTAAAGTTTTTGCAAATCACAGTAAACTTAAAAGGCATGAAAGACTTCATACTGaaaagaaaccctacaaatgtcaTGAATGTGATAAAGCTTTTTCACAACCCATTAGACTCCAGAAGCATCAAAgagttcacactggagagaaaccctacaaatgcaatgaatgtgataaagccttttcacGACCAGGTAGACTCCAGATGCATAATAgagttcatactggagagaaaccctacaaat AA
- the LOC116915235 gene encoding zinc finger protein 120-like isoform X2 — MDTENVTVTYEDVHVNFTQEEWALLDPFQKKLYKDVMLETYRNLNAIGFNWEDQNIEEHCQRSRRQRRHERSQSAEIPSEYTHCGKPFALHSHSHPQRNEKIHSKKKPSEVIQCFEAFAPYTVLQIHKRTQARQKPYECSQRGKVFANHSKLKRHERLHTEKKPYKCHECDKAFSQPIRLQKHQRVHTGEKPYKCNECDKAFSRPGRLQMHNRVHTGEKPYK, encoded by the exons ACAGTGACTTATGAGgatgtgcatgtgaacttcaCTCAGGAAGAGTGGGCTTTGCTGGATCCCTTCCAGAAGAAGCTCTACAAAGATGTCATGCTGGAGACCTACAGGAACCTCAATGCTATAG GCTTTAATTGGGAAGACCAAAATATTGAGGAACATTGTCAAAGATCTAGAAGACAGAGAAG GCATGAAAGAAGTCAGAGTGCAGAGATTCCCTCCGAATATACTCACTGTGGAAAACCCTTTGCTTTACATTCTCACAGTCATCCTCAAAGGAATGAAAAGATTCATTCAAAAAAGAAGCCTTCTGAAGTTATTCAGTGTTTTGAAGCCTTTGCTCCTTACACAgttctccaaatacataaaagaacacaagcTAGgcagaaaccttatgaatgtagtCAACGTGGTAAAGTTTTTGCAAATCACAGTAAACTTAAAAGGCATGAAAGACTTCATACTGaaaagaaaccctacaaatgtcaTGAATGTGATAAAGCTTTTTCACAACCCATTAGACTCCAGAAGCATCAAAgagttcacactggagagaaaccctacaaatgcaatgaatgtgataaagccttttcacGACCAGGTAGACTCCAGATGCATAATAgagttcatactggagagaaaccctacaaat AA
- the LOC116915235 gene encoding zinc finger protein 120-like isoform X3 — translation MTVTYEDVHVNFTQEEWALLDPFQKKLYKDVMLETYRNLNAIGFNWEDQNIEEHCQRSRRQRRHERSQSAEIPSEYTHCGKPFALHSHSHPQRNEKIHSKKKPSEVIQCFEAFAPYTVLQIHKRTQARQKPYECSQRGKVFANHSKLKRHERLHTEKKPYKCHECDKAFSQPIRLQKHQRVHTGEKPYKCNECDKAFSRPGRLQMHNRVHTGEKPYK, via the exons ACAGTGACTTATGAGgatgtgcatgtgaacttcaCTCAGGAAGAGTGGGCTTTGCTGGATCCCTTCCAGAAGAAGCTCTACAAAGATGTCATGCTGGAGACCTACAGGAACCTCAATGCTATAG GCTTTAATTGGGAAGACCAAAATATTGAGGAACATTGTCAAAGATCTAGAAGACAGAGAAG GCATGAAAGAAGTCAGAGTGCAGAGATTCCCTCCGAATATACTCACTGTGGAAAACCCTTTGCTTTACATTCTCACAGTCATCCTCAAAGGAATGAAAAGATTCATTCAAAAAAGAAGCCTTCTGAAGTTATTCAGTGTTTTGAAGCCTTTGCTCCTTACACAgttctccaaatacataaaagaacacaagcTAGgcagaaaccttatgaatgtagtCAACGTGGTAAAGTTTTTGCAAATCACAGTAAACTTAAAAGGCATGAAAGACTTCATACTGaaaagaaaccctacaaatgtcaTGAATGTGATAAAGCTTTTTCACAACCCATTAGACTCCAGAAGCATCAAAgagttcacactggagagaaaccctacaaatgcaatgaatgtgataaagccttttcacGACCAGGTAGACTCCAGATGCATAATAgagttcatactggagagaaaccctacaaat AA